A stretch of DNA from Henriciella sp. AS95:
AGCTGAAGCGCGCCCAGGACGCCGCTTCGGCCTCCCGGCCATACGCCGAGCGTATGTCGTCGGTGGTTGCCAACCTCGCCGGCTCGATGGCCGATGGCGCAGGCGGACCGAAACTCCTGTCTGGAACAGGATCGACGCAGAACCATCTCGTGATCGTTCTGACGGCAGAGCGCGGCCTGTGCGGTGGCTTCAACACCTATGTGGTGAAAGAAGCGCGCCGTCTCATTCGTGAGCTCATCGGCGAAGGCAAGACCGTCAAGATTCTGACCGTCGGCAAGAAGGGCCGTGAACAGCTGAAGCGCGAATACGCCGAACTGTTCGTTGGCCATGTGGATCTCTCCGACATTCGCGGCAATGATTATACTGATGCCGGCATTGGTCTCGGCCTCGACATCACATCGCGCTTTGATGAGGGCGAGTTTGATGTTGCGACCCTGGTCTACAGCCAGTTCAAGAACGTGCTGAGCCAGATCCCGGTCTCCCAGCAGCTGATCCCGGCAAAAGCGCCTGAAGACGCTGAGACGGTCGACCTGCAGGGCGCGATCTATGAGTATGAGCCTTCTCAGGAAGAGATTCTCGAAGTGCTCCTGCCGCGTTACATTAATACGCAGATCATTTCCGCCATGCTGGAAAGCTCGGCCGGCTTCTATGCCAGCCAGATGACCGCCATGGACAATGCCACGCGCAATGCCGGTGACATGATCGACAGTCTGTCCCTGCAATATAACCGGGCCCGTCAGGCCCAGATCACCAAGGAGCTGATCGAGATCATCTCCGGTGCAGAGGCCTTGTAGGAGACGCGCGATGAATTTCTGGATTTACGAAAATTTTGGCAACAAGCGCGCTCGCATCCACACCGCCAACTGCCGCTATTGCAATAATGGTCAGGGCGTCGGCGGCGACCAGACCAATGATGACGACAAGTGGCACGGCCCGTTCGACACGTTCGCCGCTGCCGAAAAGAAAGCAAAGTCGCTGAAGCAGAAAGACACCCGCGCCTGCGGCGTGTGCAAGCCTGCAGAAGCCGACGCCAAGGGCGGCGTGAAGATTTCCGACGTGGCGCCCGCCATCGCAGCCGCGTCTGCAACCGAATCTGCGCCTAAGCCGGCGGCCACCTCAAAGCCGGCTCCGACACCAAAAAAGGCTTCCAAGCCAAAACCTACATCCGCTCCCAAGGAGACGCCTCGCATGAGCAGCAAGACCGCAACCGGCAAGATCGCACAGGTGATCGGTGCCGTCGTCGACGTCCAGTTCGAAAGCAACCTGCCCGACATCCTGAACGCCCTGGAAACCGACAATAACGGGAACCGCCTGGTTCTTGAGGTTGCCCAGCACCTCGGCGAGAACACCGTTCGCACGATCGCCATGGACTCCACTGAAGGCCTCGTTCGCGGCCACCCGGTGACCGACCTTGGTGAGCCGATCCAGGTGCCAGTCGGCCCGGAAACGCTCGGTCGTATCATGAACGTCATCGGTGAGCCGATTGATGAGCGCGGCCCGGTGAACACCGCCAAGCGCGCCCCGATCCACGCTCCGGCGCCTGCATTTGTTGACCAGTCTACCGAAGCCGAGATCCTCGTCACCGGTATCAAGGTTATCGACCTGCTCTGCCCTTACGCAAAAGGCGGCAAGATCGGCCTGTTCGGCGGCGCCGGTGTTGGCAAGACGGTTCTCATTCAGGAACTGATCAACAACATCGCGAAACTGTTCGGTGGTTACTCGGTCTTCGCCGGTGTCGGCGAGCGGACCCGCGAAGGTAACGACCTCTATTACGAAATGATCGAGTCGAACGTGATCGATCTCGAAGGCGACAGCCGCGTGGCGCTGGTCTATGGCCAGATGAACGAGCCTCCGGGCGCGCGTGCCCGCGTTGCTTTGACCGGTCTCGCACAGGCAGAATATTTCCGCGATGAAGAAGGCAAGGACGTGCTGTTCTTCGTCGACAACATCTTCCGCTTCACCCAGGCCGGCGCCGAAGTGTCCGCCCTTCTCGGCCGTATCCCGTCCGCTGTGGGCTACCAGCCAACGCTGGCCACCGATATGGGTCAGCTGCAGGAGCGGATTACCTCCACGAACAAGGGCTCGATTACCTCGATCCAGGCCGTCTACGTTCCAGCTGACGACCTCACCGACCCGGCGCCAGCCACCTCGTTTGCTCACCTTGACGCAACGACGGTTCTGAACCGCGCCATCTCGGAAAAAGGCATCTATCCGGCTGTGGATCCGCTCGACAGCTCCTCGCGTATCCTTGACCCGATGGTTGTCGGTGAAGAGCACTATGAAGTCGCCCGCGGGGTTCAGGAAATCCTGCAGCGCTACAAGGAGCTTCAGGACATCATCGCCATCCTCGGCATGGACGAACTGTCCGAAGACGACAAAATGGTCGTTGCCCGGGCCCGTAAGGTCGAGCGCTTCCTGTCCCAGCCGTTCGACGTGGCCGAAGTCTTCACCGGTTCGCCAGGCGAGCAGGTCAAGCTCGAAGACACGATCAAGGGCTTCAAAGGCCTCATCGCCGGTGAGTATGACCACCTTCCAGAGCAGGCCTTCTACATGGTCGGCAATATGGACCAGGTGATGAAGAAAGCCGAAAAGATGATGGAAGACGCGTAGCCCGCGCTTTCAGAATCTGTATTGATTTCAGCAGCCGCATCGGAAACGATGCGGCTGCTTTCATGTGGGGACATAAAAATGATGCGCGCAGCTTTCGCCGGCCTGATGGCAGCTCTTACTTTCGTTCCGGCGGCCTTTGCTGCCCCACCGCCAGCGCTGCCAGACGGCACGCCTGCCACCATCGAGGGATACGAGACTTCGCTGCTCTATCGCCACTTCATCCGCTGGACGGAGCGCGAGTCGTCCAAGGCTGTACGCGAGAGCGTGAAAAAGACCGAGCTCATGCTTTCCCTCGGCAATGATGTCCGCGTTCTCAGCTTCAGCATTCTTGGCCATGAGCCTTATACCGACGCGGCTGGCGGTCTCGAGCAACAATGCGACTATGACCCGGACAACATGATGCAATTCATCGTCGGCACGGCGTCTCTCACCGAAGAGGAGATCGCCGAGAAGTGCTACTGGCGACTGCGACTGAACGATGCCACGGGCGCACGACCGATCGCGCAAGCATGGATCGACGCCTTCGATCCGCAACGCGCCGCCAACTACCTGAAATCGCAGGGCATCAAACCTGGCAAAGATCTCATGTCCCGCACGATTGACTGGTCCGGCTACCAAGACCCGGCCGCGCTAGCCAAAGCGCCCGCCCTCCGGTCCAATGTCTGGACCAGCCGCACATGCGGCTCCTTCCCCGCCGCACTCGACCAGATCGAGAGCATCTCGCTCGGCAATATCAACATCAGGGATTATGGCACCGGTGGTGAAACAGCGCCGAGCAAACCGGACTCGCCCTGGCTCACCGTCACGGCCTATTCAATCAATGCCGGTGCCAAGGCCAGCATTGAATTCTCCGGTACGGCCGGGGCACCGGCGACGCTGATTGATATTCTGGATGCGCTCACCGACGCCTGCGAGCCTCTCCCGCCGCCCGCACAATAAGCCAAACCTCATCCGCGACAGCACGTCCCGGTAGACATTGGCGCTCAGACAAGTATTGAAACCTCAGCGAATTTCACATCGGACATTTCTCATGGCTGAAAAACTTCACTTCTCTCTCGTTTCCCCCGCCAAGGAGCTTTTCTCCGGCGAGGTCGATCACGTGATCGCGCCTGGAAGCGAAGGCGAATTCGGCGTGCTGGTGAACCACGCGCCTTTCATGACGACGCTGAAGAATGGCGTCGTCCGCATCCTTGAAGGCGACAATGTCACCATGCGCCTCTTCGTGCGCGGCGGTTTTGCTGATGTCACGCCTGCCGGTCTTACCATCCTGGCCGAGGAAGCGGTCGATCTGGCAAAGGTCGACGCGGCAAAGATCAATGAAGATCTCGAAGAAGCCAAGACGAAGCTCCTTTCCGAAGGCAAGGACGGCCCGCATCATGGCGCGCTCGAAGCGCAGGTCGACTACCTGACCGATCTCAAGGCAGCCGTCGTCCACTAGATCGGACCCAATTCATACAAATTCTGGAGCCCGGCCCGCCAAAGGCCGGGCTCATCTAGTTTAGACGGGAATGGTATTCCGGCTGCCGCTAGCCGAACATCGCAATCGTCTGGCGTCCGATCATTACCGGATCGCCATTGCGGTTCCACATGCGCATCGACTGGCTGGAATAACCATCCTTGGTGGCTTGCGCCTCATGATGAACCAGGAACCAGCCTTCGACGGTTGTGATATCGTCGGTCAGGAATTCGGCCATCCAGGTCATTGAACTGATCGGGGCCGGCTTGGTCAGCATCGAGAGCGCTGCCGGCGGCGGCGCATCCGCGAGCGAGAGCAGGGTCGTCGGATTCCAGATCGCCGCTTCATCCTTGTGACGCAGCCAGAGCAGGAGGTCGCCGCGTTCGGCGCCAGTGACCGGGCGCTCACCAGCGACAAGCCGGATATTGAAATTATGCGCGAAGTTCGGGCGCTGGTCGCCGAAGAAACTTTCGCAGGAGTCGGGTGAGTCCGCTTTCGGACATTCGCGCGATTTCTGGTCGACTTCGGATTCCCGTTTCGCCCCGAAAGTGAAGATAGAGCGGGCCATGATCCCGCCTTCGCTGACGAGGTCGACATTGACGAAAGCTGAAGATTTGCCGCGCCGAAGCACAGTCGGCGATATGACGACGTCGCCGCCAACCGGCCCGATAAACGCAACCTGCACGGCCCGCACCGGCATGTCGGAGACAAGCTCCTGCGCCGCCTCCAGGCAAAGCGCAGCCGTCAGACCGCCATAGGTCGTGCGGCCCTGCATCCAGCTTTCAGGAATGGTCGTCTCGATGCGCCCCGCGGTGCCGCGCTTCAGCTCACCGATAAGTTCGCTGTAGCGCACTTAGTGCTGGCTCTCCGGCGTTGTCACCTTGAGGCCTTCGAGATCGTCGGAAATGGTGATCTGGCAGGAAAGACGTGAGTTCGACTGAACGTTCTCGGCGAAATCGAGCATTGATTGCTCCATTTCTTCCGGTTCACCGACCTTTGGCATGAAGGCCTCATCTACATAGACGTGGCATGTCGCGCAGGCGCAGGCACCGCCGCAATCGGCATCGATGCCAGGAACGGAATTCTTGATCGCGGTTTCCATGACCGTTTCACCATTCTTGGCTTCGATCGGGCGCTCGGTCCCTTCATGGTCGACATAGATGATCTTCGGCATTTCTTATCGTCTCCTCAGGCGGCCTGAGCCGCAATTTCTTTCATGCTGACGGATGTATCACTCAAACGCTCTTGCGCAATGGTGGCACCGGTCATGATCAGTTTTTTCGATGCCAGAAACTCTGGCGGGCTGTTGATCGCGTCCACGGCAATCAAGCGGCCACCTTTCAGGTAAAATGCCGCAAATTTCTTGTCTTCCGGTGAACCGCGAACCACAATCTCATCATAGCCCTGCGACAGGCCTGCAATCTGCAGTTTCACATCATACTGGTCAGACCAGAACCAGGGGCAATCAATGTTCGGGCGCGGTTTGCCCATGATCGCAGCGGCGGCGAGCTTGCCTTGCTCAATCGCATTATGGACGCTTTCGAGCCGCCCTGTGCGGGCATAATGGCTGAGCGGGCGCACCGTGCAGTCGCCAGCGGCAAAAATGCGCGGATCATTGGTGCGCGCATCTTCGTCGACAAGGATGCCGTCCTTGCAGGCAAGACCGGCCTCCTGCGCCAGCTCCACATTCGGGATGATCCCGATGCCAGCCAGGACGATATCAGCCTCGAGCTCTTCACCACTGTCCAGAACGGCATGGGTGAGCGTGCCATCCTTGCCCTTCAGGCTCGCCAGACGCGCGCCGCAGCGCACATCGACGCCATGCTCCATGTGGAGCGCCTCGTAGAAGGAGCTGATGACCGGGCTGGTGACGCGGGCCAGAGCGCGCTCGGCCATTTCCAGCACAGTCACTTCCAGGCCAAGCTGACGCGCCACCGCAGCGGCTTCGAGGCCAATATAGCCGGCCCCGACAATGACCAGCTTGCGGCCCTCAATCATCTTCGGGCGAATGTGTTCGACATCGGCGAGGTCGCGCAGGTCAAACACGTTTTCAAGGTCTGCGCCCTCGACAGGCAGGGCGCGCGGTCGTGATCCCGTCGCGATGATCAGCGCGTCATAGGGCAGATGCCCGCCATGTTCGAGGCGCACTTCACGGGCCGAACGGTCAATGCCCTCAACCTTCTGGGACAGCAGCGTCTCGACCTTATTGTCTTCATACCAGGCCGCCGGTTTGAAATAGAGCCGATCTTCGGCCATTTCGCCCTTCATATAGGCCTTGGAGAGGGGTGGACGCTGATAGGGAAGCGCCGGTTCGTCGCCGACCAGCGTGATCGCGCCTTCATAGCCGAACAGACGCAGCGACTGCACCGCCTGCGCGCCGGCCTGGCCGCCGCCAATAATGACAATCCGATCTGATTGAGACAGGTCCAAACTTCATTCTCCCCAAGTCTTATTGCGCATTCATGACGGAGGCGTCACGATTTTTCAAGCGACCGTTCTCTAGTGCAGCAATCTGCCGCTCAAGTTCAAGCCTCGCCGCAGGGGAAAGTCGATGTGAAAACAAGGTAAGATGTTGCCGAATCCCGCCCGCAACGGCACCTGAGCCCTCTGTATCGGCCTGCCCGCATTCACGCAAATATTCGAGCGTATAACGAAGCACCAGGATCGCGTTCACGGCGAGGTCGCCAATCTCGGCATCGTCAATGTCGAGCATACCTTTGTCCTGCATCGCCCGAAAGAAGGCGCAAAACCCCTCTCGCGACCCGGCATAGATGTCCGGCAGCGCCTTGTTCAGGGCGTCGGTATGCTCGCCATAGTCGGCCTGGTCGCGGTACAGGAAGCGGAATTGGCGCAGTTCATGGGCGAGGCTAGCAAGATAGGTCACATAAGAGCCAAGCACGTCCTGATGGTCCGGCCATATGGAGAGCCGCGCGGCATTCTGCTCAAGGAAATCATCCGTGATCGCTTCGAGCAGGTCACGTTTGGTCTTGAAGTGGTACCACAGATTGCCTTCGGAAATACCCGCCGCCTCCGCAAGCATCGCCGTGGTCACATTGCCGTAATGCAGGCGGTTGAACAGCTGGCGGGCCGTTTCGACAATTTTTTCGCGGGTCCCTGTGGCCATTACAGCTTGGGGTGCAACACGACGGGTAGTTTGGTGTAGCCAAGCACAAAGTTCGACTGGACGCGCTCTGGCTCTGCGACAAGTTCGATCCGGTCAAAGCGGTTGAGGATCTCCTCCCAGAGGATGCGCAGCTGCATCTCGGCCACCCTGTTGCCCATGCAGCGATGGATGCCGAAGCCGAAAGAGACATGGTGGCGGGCGCGCTCACGGTCGATGCGGAACGTATCGGGGTCGTCGATCACTT
This window harbors:
- a CDS encoding F0F1 ATP synthase subunit gamma, with the protein product MPSLKDLKNRIASVKSTRKITKAMQMVAAAKLKRAQDAASASRPYAERMSSVVANLAGSMADGAGGPKLLSGTGSTQNHLVIVLTAERGLCGGFNTYVVKEARRLIRELIGEGKTVKILTVGKKGREQLKREYAELFVGHVDLSDIRGNDYTDAGIGLGLDITSRFDEGEFDVATLVYSQFKNVLSQIPVSQQLIPAKAPEDAETVDLQGAIYEYEPSQEEILEVLLPRYINTQIISAMLESSAGFYASQMTAMDNATRNAGDMIDSLSLQYNRARQAQITKELIEIISGAEAL
- the atpD gene encoding F0F1 ATP synthase subunit beta, whose translation is MNFWIYENFGNKRARIHTANCRYCNNGQGVGGDQTNDDDKWHGPFDTFAAAEKKAKSLKQKDTRACGVCKPAEADAKGGVKISDVAPAIAAASATESAPKPAATSKPAPTPKKASKPKPTSAPKETPRMSSKTATGKIAQVIGAVVDVQFESNLPDILNALETDNNGNRLVLEVAQHLGENTVRTIAMDSTEGLVRGHPVTDLGEPIQVPVGPETLGRIMNVIGEPIDERGPVNTAKRAPIHAPAPAFVDQSTEAEILVTGIKVIDLLCPYAKGGKIGLFGGAGVGKTVLIQELINNIAKLFGGYSVFAGVGERTREGNDLYYEMIESNVIDLEGDSRVALVYGQMNEPPGARARVALTGLAQAEYFRDEEGKDVLFFVDNIFRFTQAGAEVSALLGRIPSAVGYQPTLATDMGQLQERITSTNKGSITSIQAVYVPADDLTDPAPATSFAHLDATTVLNRAISEKGIYPAVDPLDSSSRILDPMVVGEEHYEVARGVQEILQRYKELQDIIAILGMDELSEDDKMVVARARKVERFLSQPFDVAEVFTGSPGEQVKLEDTIKGFKGLIAGEYDHLPEQAFYMVGNMDQVMKKAEKMMEDA
- a CDS encoding F0F1 ATP synthase subunit epsilon — protein: MAEKLHFSLVSPAKELFSGEVDHVIAPGSEGEFGVLVNHAPFMTTLKNGVVRILEGDNVTMRLFVRGGFADVTPAGLTILAEEAVDLAKVDAAKINEDLEEAKTKLLSEGKDGPHHGALEAQVDYLTDLKAAVVH
- a CDS encoding thioesterase family protein, whose product is MRYSELIGELKRGTAGRIETTIPESWMQGRTTYGGLTAALCLEAAQELVSDMPVRAVQVAFIGPVGGDVVISPTVLRRGKSSAFVNVDLVSEGGIMARSIFTFGAKRESEVDQKSRECPKADSPDSCESFFGDQRPNFAHNFNIRLVAGERPVTGAERGDLLLWLRHKDEAAIWNPTTLLSLADAPPPAALSMLTKPAPISSMTWMAEFLTDDITTVEGWFLVHHEAQATKDGYSSQSMRMWNRNGDPVMIGRQTIAMFG
- a CDS encoding 2Fe-2S iron-sulfur cluster-binding protein, whose protein sequence is MPKIIYVDHEGTERPIEAKNGETVMETAIKNSVPGIDADCGGACACATCHVYVDEAFMPKVGEPEEMEQSMLDFAENVQSNSRLSCQITISDDLEGLKVTTPESQH
- a CDS encoding FAD-dependent oxidoreductase yields the protein MDLSQSDRIVIIGGGQAGAQAVQSLRLFGYEGAITLVGDEPALPYQRPPLSKAYMKGEMAEDRLYFKPAAWYEDNKVETLLSQKVEGIDRSAREVRLEHGGHLPYDALIIATGSRPRALPVEGADLENVFDLRDLADVEHIRPKMIEGRKLVIVGAGYIGLEAAAVARQLGLEVTVLEMAERALARVTSPVISSFYEALHMEHGVDVRCGARLASLKGKDGTLTHAVLDSGEELEADIVLAGIGIIPNVELAQEAGLACKDGILVDEDARTNDPRIFAAGDCTVRPLSHYARTGRLESVHNAIEQGKLAAAAIMGKPRPNIDCPWFWSDQYDVKLQIAGLSQGYDEIVVRGSPEDKKFAAFYLKGGRLIAVDAINSPPEFLASKKLIMTGATIAQERLSDTSVSMKEIAAQAA
- a CDS encoding TetR/AcrR family transcriptional regulator yields the protein MATGTREKIVETARQLFNRLHYGNVTTAMLAEAAGISEGNLWYHFKTKRDLLEAITDDFLEQNAARLSIWPDHQDVLGSYVTYLASLAHELRQFRFLYRDQADYGEHTDALNKALPDIYAGSREGFCAFFRAMQDKGMLDIDDAEIGDLAVNAILVLRYTLEYLRECGQADTEGSGAVAGGIRQHLTLFSHRLSPAARLELERQIAALENGRLKNRDASVMNAQ